The Fimbriimonadaceae bacterium nucleotide sequence CCCCGGGCGGCGACCGGGTGACCTACTGCAGCTATGTCGGCGCGAGCTCGAACGATACGGTCAACAGCGCCCACCTCGACCCGGCCGGCCTCGTCTGGTTCACAGGCACCTCGAGCGCGACTCAGAGCTTCGCCGGCTTCCGCACGCCGTTCGGCATCGCGCCGCACGTGACGACGAACGCGGACCGGAACTTCATGACCGCCGGTGGCGGAACTGCCTGGGCGTTCAAGTTCAAACCGACGGGCCTGCCCGTCCTCCGATCCATCGCGCTTGGGCCGGCGACGGTCGCCGGCGGCAACGGGTCTACTTCGGTGGCAAGGGTCACCCTCTCCGACCCGGCGCCCATCGGCGGCGTCCGAGTCGACTTGCGCCTTACCAACGCCTCGAAGACATCCTTCAGCCAGACACCTGGCGTCACGACGAGCCAGATCACGATTCCTGAGGGCGAGACCTTCGGGGACGCCACCATCTACACGTCCAGCGTCACCACGCTGACGACTTCTGACATTATCGCGACCCTCGACCTGGACTCCATCCAGGCCCGGCTCACGCTACTGCCATGGCTCTCCGAGTTCAACGTGTCGCCGCCGGTCGTCTCGGGTGGCAACCCGATCACGGCCACGGTCATCTTGAACCAGGCTGCGCCCCCAGGCGGCGTTCGCATCACGGTCGCGACCGACCAGCCGGAAGCCATCACGCTTCCTTCGCCGGCGGTCATCACCGTCCCCGAGGGCGCCACCTTCGCCTCGGTGCAGATGGCGACCAGAGGCGTCGCCCAGGACACAGTGGCGACCATCAACGCCACGTATCTTGGAGTCGGCAAGACGAAGCAGGTCACGATCCTGAGGAGCTTCATCCAGTCGCTGGTCTTCGACCCCGTCCGTGTGAACGGCGGTGAGACCTCGACGGGCACCGTCACCCTTAGCGGGGCGGCCTCCACGGCTCGGACGATCACGATCAGCCGCATCTCTGGCGTCAACAACGTTAAGGTCAACGGCGTCGCCCTGCCCGTCAACGTGACCGTCCCGGCGAACCAGAAGTCGGTCGACTTCACCGTGACCACGGCACGCGTCACCCAGGAAACCTCGATCACGATGCGAGCCAGCGACGGCAACAGCCAGGCCAACGGCACGCTGTTGATCGACGACATCGACATCGCCGATGTCGTGGTGAGCGGGACCGACGTGGTGGGCGGTACAGACGTCCGCTGCCAGATCCTCCTGACCAGGCCCGCCGGGCCGAGCGGGTTCACCGTCCAGGTCTCGAACTCGAACTCGGTGGCGGGACGCCTCAACCGATCTTCGGTGACGATCCGCCCCGGCGAGATCGTCAGCCCGGAGTTCCTCCTGCTGACCAATGTGGTCAAGACCGACCAGAACACGAACGTCAACGCAACCCGCGCGGGCTTCTCGACTAAGTTCAAGTCCGTCAAGGTGCGGGCGATCACGCTCACGCTTGAACCGGAGAAGACTCGGGTCACGGGCGGGCTCGAGAACATCCGGTGCGTGGCTCGGATCAGCCGGGCAGCCGCCGCGGGAGGCGTGGACATTGACCTGAGTTCGACAGACTCGTCGATCAAGGTGCCGACGTCCGTGAACATCGGCCAGGGCAAGTCCGCGGTCGCCTTCACGATGCAAACGTCGAAGGTTCCGGTCCAGCGACAGGTCCGCGTGCGGGCCTCCATCGCGGGATCTATCACGGCAGATGTGACGATCACCCTTGACCCGGTCGCCCTGCAACGCCTAACCTTCGACCCGGACATCGTGGTCGCAGGGACGCAAACGCGCGGCACGCTGACCTTCGAGAGCGGCGTGGCGGCGGGAACCACCGTGACCCTGAGCGCGTCGCCCGATTCTGCGGTGACGATGCCGTCCTCGGTCACAGTCACCTCCGGCGCCCGCCAGTTCTCGTTCGTGGTGCGAACGCGTTCCGTAGCGCAGGACACCGTCGTGACGGTCACCGCGAACCGGGACGGCGATATCGTCACCGGTCAGTTCACCGTCCAGCGGCCCTCCGTGTTCTCCGTCACCTTTAACCCGACACGGGTGCGTGGCGGCGCGACCAGCGTCGGCACGGTGACACTGGAGCAAGCGGCTGGCGCCGGCGGCGTCCAGGTGAAGATCACGAGCAACAACACGGCCGTGGCCCGCGTGGTGGGTTCGGACACGATCACCATTCCGCAGGGCCAGAAGTCAGGCACGTTCAACGTCCAAACCCTCGCTGTGTCGCGGTCGCAGGCCGTGAACTTCACAGTCCAGTTCGGTAACGGGCAGAACGCGTCTGGTTCGCTCTTCGTCGACCCGTAAGGGCGCGAAGAGACCGACCGAAAGAAGGCGGATTCCGCACCAGCGGCGTCCGCCTTCCTTATGGCTTTCTCGAACCTAGACTAAAATAGGCGCGTGTCGAAGACAATGGCATCGCTCGGGTTCGGAGTTTTGACCGGAGTGGCCCTCGCGTTGCTCCTTATGCGCTTGCGCGAAAGGTCGGGAGACGACCTGGAAGGCCTGGCGGACAGCATCTCGGAACGCCTGGACATCCTTGAGGAACAGTTTCGCGCCACCGGAAGGTTTCAAGATTCGTCTAGAATTGGCGCATGATCGGTGGCCTGGTCGCCCTCACCGTCCTCTCGCCCCTCGCCCTGCCGCAAGTGACCTTCGTGGTGGAGGGCCGCGGCTCCTTCACGATGGAGGTGCGGATCGACCAGGCGCCGAAGATCGGCGGCCACTTCCTGGATCTGGTCGACCGCAAGTTCTACGACCGCATCCTCTTCCACCGGCTTGTGCCTGGCTTCGTCGTCCAAAGCGGCGACCCCGAGTCAAAGAAGGTGACGCCCGCCTGGGCGCGGAACCACCCAGGCGAAAGCGGCGGCACAGAGAACCTTGGGGAAGGCGGCAGCGGCAAATCGGTCCCCTTCGAGATCAACGACCTCAAGCACACGAAGTACTCGGTCGGCATGGCCCTCGAATCGCCCATGGACGATTCCGGCGACAGCCAGTTCTTCATCAACCTTGCCGATAACCACCGGCTCGACGGCTCTTACGTCGTCTTCGCGAGGGTGACAAAAGGGAAGGGCGTCGTCGACAAGATTCGCCGCGGCGACCGCATCAAGACGGCGCACCGAAGTGGTTAGTGGTCGAGCACCGAGACGCTTTGCACTGCGCCTTCGGGTGTGAGTTCGTAGACGCGGGCCACACCCGTGGGGAGCTCCAGGGCGAGGATCTCGTCCGGGGAGAGCCGCTCCAGCTCCATGACGATCGAGCGGTTCGAGTTCCCGTGGGCGACGACCAGCACGTTCTTGCCCTGGCGGATGTCACCTAGGATCGCGCGCTCGTAGAACGGGATCGTCCGCTCCTTAGTGTCCTTCAGGGCCTCGCCCCCCGGCGGGCGCACGTCGAAGCTGCGCCGCCAAATGTGGACCTGTTCGGCCCCATATTTCTCACGCATGGCGTCCTTGTTCAGGCCGGCAAGGTCGCCGTAGTCGCGCTCGTTCAGGGCCTTGTCGCTTATGACCGGTAACTCCATGGGAATAGTCTGGAGAATGATGTCCAGCGTCCGGGCGGCCCGCTTCAGCGCGCTGCTGTAGGCCACGTCAAGAGGCACGCCGCGGAGAAGCTCGCCCGTCCGCCGCGCCTCTTGCTCGCCCTGTTCTGTGAGGGGGACGTCGACCCACCCGGTAAACCGGTTCTCCAGGTTCCAGAGCGACTGGCCGTGGCGGACTAGGACGAGCTTGGGCATCAGGCTCTAGCCTACCCCTGTCGAGCCCGGCCAGAGGACGAAGTCCGTGTCAGGGAACTCATCGACCTGGTGCCGCTGACAAAGCCCGCGCAGCTGTCCCCGATGATAGGTCCCATGGTTGAAAACGTGCCAAGAAAGCACCCAGACCGGCCACGAGAGGGCGGGCTTGGCCACCCGCCGCCACGTGTAAGAAGCATCGTGGGGAAGCGACTGGACGACCTCGACCCAAGTCCGCGAGGAAAGTTCAGCCCACTCCGGCGGCATCTCGCGGGGAAGGCGCTGCGGCCGCCGGGATTGGACGGCGATCCCTGCAAGCCAACCCTGGAAGGCCCCGTAATCGTGGGCTTGGACGCGGGCCAGTTCCTTCAGCGGCACTCCCGCCCAGGCGTCGCTCGCCCAGCAATGGTAGTCGGCCATTCGCGTCCACCAACCGGGCTCCGGCGCTTTGCCGTCCCCCTTCGGCCACCAGATTGAAACGTCCGTCTCGGGGAAGGCGTCGCCGCGCTTGGCCAGGCCGCGCAGGTGGCCCCGATGGTAGGTGCCGTGGTTCGCGACGTGGAAGAGGGCCGCCCCCACGGAGTGGCGGTGTCGGGAACCGTCGCGCATGCGCGTCCACTCGAAGACGCGGTCAAGGTCTTCTGAGGCGGCCAGGGCTGAAAGCTCGGCCGTCCCTCGGTCGATCGCCGCCGCGATCTCCCCCTCCGGGATCTGGGTCAGGGTCGGCGTCTCGCCCCGGATCCGGCGGGCCCATCCCAGCATGGCCTGTGCCATATGCCCTAGGATCGGGACG carries:
- a CDS encoding SBBP repeat-containing protein; the encoded protein is MNWHHRRVLAAFGLATALVGPFAHAQSPDVNKAVAESKVSFRENRGQWDTKALFVSQLPGLDYWVTRKGLVLDFHQTVQVPGKTGAREAHRQGQVVSFELRGAAEGAPKGFKPTSDVASYFVGGPSRHAAEAKAYAQAQVSNIRPNVDLMHYHDKGRLRYDVVVRPGGNPLDVVFDVKGANGIEIGKDGDLYLKTSVGTQKVGDLYTYQVVNGKRREVSSEFYLQSNASFGVRVGDYDRNLPLVIDPLIYGTYLGSTGGDNNDRGVASAVDSRGNIYVAGTTTSLEFPINVGLYNRVVAEGADAFLIRINQLSMKVEFSGVLGGSGDESVAGLQIDRTTGSLWLAGTSTSANFPGVVGDPKGNNERVFVTKFDVNLGVVPQFTRFVNDIGAISVRRMYDVFGTSLRALRVSRAGTVYLCGNQTTASLVGFDNYLPNTVTGNQSGFLVALDTNGVVKYKRQIGGGVGIRVYGMDVNANDEPVVIATIAFDGVEDTSIANPPTFRTTAGVYDLGPQFQSGRFMQGVTAGIVKFGSNGSCLWAATLGGTLVDYGMKVAYGPSGDVFAVCYSNSFNYPITNGAFGNVGIGFGAGRQLCVTKLAPDASTIRYSTGLNVTNFVWRDDENPILQSLRVNDAIVDGRDQVVIVGEAGFILTTGPNPAPSVPVRLPITPDAIDADYTDGAETVDASNTPPDPTGFPSSTDGFYMYVAPGGDRVTYCSYVGASSNDTVNSAHLDPAGLVWFTGTSSATQSFAGFRTPFGIAPHVTTNADRNFMTAGGGTAWAFKFKPTGLPVLRSIALGPATVAGGNGSTSVARVTLSDPAPIGGVRVDLRLTNASKTSFSQTPGVTTSQITIPEGETFGDATIYTSSVTTLTTSDIIATLDLDSIQARLTLLPWLSEFNVSPPVVSGGNPITATVILNQAAPPGGVRITVATDQPEAITLPSPAVITVPEGATFASVQMATRGVAQDTVATINATYLGVGKTKQVTILRSFIQSLVFDPVRVNGGETSTGTVTLSGAASTARTITISRISGVNNVKVNGVALPVNVTVPANQKSVDFTVTTARVTQETSITMRASDGNSQANGTLLIDDIDIADVVVSGTDVVGGTDVRCQILLTRPAGPSGFTVQVSNSNSVAGRLNRSSVTIRPGEIVSPEFLLLTNVVKTDQNTNVNATRAGFSTKFKSVKVRAITLTLEPEKTRVTGGLENIRCVARISRAAAAGGVDIDLSSTDSSIKVPTSVNIGQGKSAVAFTMQTSKVPVQRQVRVRASIAGSITADVTITLDPVALQRLTFDPDIVVAGTQTRGTLTFESGVAAGTTVTLSASPDSAVTMPSSVTVTSGARQFSFVVRTRSVAQDTVVTVTANRDGDIVTGQFTVQRPSVFSVTFNPTRVRGGATSVGTVTLEQAAGAGGVQVKITSNNTAVARVVGSDTITIPQGQKSGTFNVQTLAVSRSQAVNFTVQFGNGQNASGSLFVDP
- a CDS encoding peptidylprolyl isomerase; translated protein: MIGGLVALTVLSPLALPQVTFVVEGRGSFTMEVRIDQAPKIGGHFLDLVDRKFYDRILFHRLVPGFVVQSGDPESKKVTPAWARNHPGESGGTENLGEGGSGKSVPFEINDLKHTKYSVGMALESPMDDSGDSQFFINLADNHRLDGSYVVFARVTKGKGVVDKIRRGDRIKTAHRSG
- a CDS encoding 2,3-bisphosphoglycerate-dependent phosphoglycerate mutase → MPKLVLVRHGQSLWNLENRFTGWVDVPLTEQGEQEARRTGELLRGVPLDVAYSSALKRAARTLDIILQTIPMELPVISDKALNERDYGDLAGLNKDAMREKYGAEQVHIWRRSFDVRPPGGEALKDTKERTIPFYERAILGDIRQGKNVLVVAHGNSNRSIVMELERLSPDEILALELPTGVARVYELTPEGAVQSVSVLDH